From Anopheles funestus chromosome 3RL, idAnoFuneDA-416_04, whole genome shotgun sequence, a single genomic window includes:
- the LOC125770935 gene encoding sodium-dependent nutrient amino acid transporter 1 isoform X1 — MKWKNKEPKQSISSVTSMSFLSDENLTFHRFSDGTISFTSERKKSMQNVLDGGGGGAPMMMATGPNTKQTVPSSVAIGDSRTMNGGGHNHTIERTRKHSYTQATTDSSPIWTTNASFNNYTTNTITNSNRRHAGGRPRSIAPGVDGTDGEAGSGSTTTAGIPTLSDLRYLSSPSSNPNNSSVIQNGSTVKLISTKVSANTVAPSDDQSNKQSFDLLSTFYTIPQSRSSIFRGVILCLCLNLTFANVVRFPRELQLHGSAFLVPYVILLLLVGLPVVLLEISLGQFLGQGSAHMWRAAPFLKGASLVGRIASWLAAIWTSMQSVIALLYIGMLAFKSVPLRECSKSVTINPQAIYNGYDVQQSSGQECLKLTFLRPVWRSSLYFGLLALSLILLWVISMVCTHSGKINRRSIYLFGFVALIVLIFETGWEVTKAINEQYFPDLWPFHPESFADSTVWFNALVQVIYSLNIGFGAVPVLTGKFLYKGDAIKTSFVYMFFNILITAIAVLFYVFQFNNSFTESHPFYPELSTLTVIYDRAISVQESDPTLQRLIPALSYTMIFISSLVSIVIYIYTSTRIIRKHPNYTVCLAGLVVAIAGLLCPNYIFPRILDTRIVGSLAVCAMIFEIILIIWVYGSKNLYTDLEFSLGRPVLKAWLFIWGFIPVLLMALLCWWSITYYDNDLLIDYFPKWLPVVFSLSVIVLLACVEISKQVDYNVFSMIHGATKPSKDWGPADPLVRHAWKQWKSVCEDTGERDFTLRRRGTKDYTNSIKKGQYTHSHKYGASSNRNLSTAGSNSPNYSGSVFGDSAIEEDMSVEKYPHYSKHSSQQQQHTTGVANHGGYGMDTPPPLPPLPLTETTDDGSPRISANSRKSSRATDHTKRTPSDRSQADLLPSNGRKTSDNSFGSRIDIMPTDDEVTGGFGRSTAVVRNPLAKGHHHQNHPNVGRHYHHHHHHLSTTPTGNGMAVPVHGVKPNGVSYHQDGGPRNGGPNESDRQQGYNRDIFISNGHAPTGGDHICWRKFSINSEEYSTEL, encoded by the exons ATATCTAGCGTTACGTCCATGTCATTTTTGTCCGACGAAAATCTCACCTTTCACCGCTTCTCCGATGGGACCATCTCGTTCACATCGGAGCGTAAAAAATCGATGCAAAACGTGCTAGACGGTGGAGGCGGTGGTGCACCAATGATGATGGCAACCGGACCGAACACAAAACAGACCGTTCCGTCGTCGGTAGCGATCGGCGACAGTCGCACGATGAACGGTGGAGGACATAATCACACGATCGAACGTACGCGGAAACACTCCTACACGCAGGCAACGACAGATTCGTCCCCAATCTGGACGACAAATGCATCGTTCAACAACTACACaaccaacaccatcaccaacaGCAACCGACGGCATGCAGGTGGCCGGCCGCGTAGCATTGCACCCGGTGTTGATGGCACCGACGGTGAAGCCGGTAGCGGTTCGACAACGACCGCCGGCATACCGACGTTAAGCGATCTGCGCTACCTGTCCTCACCCTCGTCCAATCCGAACAACTCGAGCGTGATCCAGAACGGGTCTACCGTGAAGCTCATCTCTACCAAAGTCAGCGCCAACACCGTTGCACCGAGCGATGATCAGTCAAACAAGCAG TCTTTCGATCTTCTTTCCACTTTCTATACCATCCCACAGTCAAGATCATCAATATTTCGCGGTGTGATACTGTGCCTCTGCCTGAACCTTACCTTCGCCAACGTGGTCCGGTTCCCACGGGAACTGCAGCTGCATGGATCCGCCTTCCTAGTACCTTACGTTATACTGCTCCTTCTAGTCGGTCTCCCGGTGGTACTGCTCGAAATATCACTCGGTCAGTTTCTTGGCCAAGGTTCGGCCCACATGTGGCGGGCGGCTCCCTTCCTGAAGG GTGCCAGCTTGGTGGGACGTATTGCTTCGTGGCTGGCAGCGATATGGACATCGATGCAATCCGTGATTGCACTGCTCTACATCGGTATGCTAGCATTCAAATCTGTGCCATTGCGGGAGTGCTCCAAATCGGTTACGATCAACCCGCAAGCCATTTAT AATGGTTACGACGTACAGCAAAGCAGTGGACAGGAATGTTTGAA ATTAACATTTCTCCGTCCAGTGTGGAGAAGCTCGCTGTACTTTGGCTTGCTGGCGTTGAGTCTTATACTGCTGTGGGTCATTTCGATGGTGTG TACGCACAGCGGGAAAATCAATCGACGATCGATCTATCTGTTCGGTTTTGTAGCGCTAATAGTGTTGATCTTCGAAACCGGCTGGGAAGTAACGAAAGCGATCAACGAGCAGTACTTCCCCGACCTATGGCCGTTCCATCCGGAATCGTTCGCGGACAGTACGGTGTGGTTCAATGCGCTCGTACAGGTGATCTACTCGCTAAACATTGGTTTCGGTGCGGTACCGGTACTGACGGGCAAATTCCTTTACAAAGGGGATGCGATCAA GACCTCATTCGTGTATATGTTCTTTAACATACTCATAACGGCGATCGCGGTGTTATTCTACGTGTTTCAGTTTAACAACAGCTTCACCGAGTCACATCCCTTCTATCCGGAGCTGAGCACCCTTACCGTCATTTACGATCGGGCCATATCCGTACAGGAGTCGGATCCGACCCTTCAACGGTTGATACCCGCGCTGTCGTACACGATGATCTTCATCTCGTCGCTCGTATCGATCGTCATTTATATATACACCTCGACCCGGATTATCCGGAAGCATCCGAACTATACCGTGTGTCTAGCGGGGCTAGTAGTCGCGATTGCCGGTTTGCTCTGCCCCAACTACATCTTTCCGCGCATCCTGGACACGCGTATCGTCGGTTCGCTAGCCGTGTGTGCGATGATCTTCGAGATCATTCTCATCATCTGGGTGTATGGTTCGAAGAATCTCTACACCGATCTAGAGTTCTCGCTCGGCCGGCCCGTACTGAAGGCGTGGCTTTTCATCTGGGGCTTCATTCCGGTGCTGCTGATGGCGCTGCTATGCTGGTGGTCGATCACGTACTACGACAATGATCTGCTGATCGATTACTTCCCCAAGTGGTTGCCGGTCGTGTTCAGCCTGTCGGTGATCGTGCTACTGGCTTGTGTGGAAATTAGCAAACAGGTCGATTACAACGTGTTCAGCATGATACACGGCGCTACGAAACCGTCGAAGGATTGGGGTCCAGCGGATCCGCTCGTACGGCACGCCTGGAAGCAGTGGAAATCGGTCTGCGAAGATACGGGCGAGCGGGACTTTACGTTGCGCCGGCGCGGCACTAAGGACTATACCAACTCCATCAAGAAGGGCCAGTATACGCATTCGCACAAGTATGGCGCATCGTCTAATCGTAACCTTTCGACGGCGGGCAGTAATTCCCCCAACTACAGTGGGTCCGTGTTTGGCGATTCCGCCATCGAGGAAGACATGAGTGTGGAGAAGTATCCGCACTACAGTAAACACTCctcgcagcagcaacagcacacgACGGGAGTGGCAAATCATGGGGGATATGGTATGGATACGCCACCACCCTTACCACCGCTTCCCCTTACCGAAACTACCGACGATGGTTCTCCGCGCATATCGGCTAACTCGCGGAAATCTTCCCGTGCGACAGATCACACCAAACGTACGCCAAGTGACCGTAGCCAGGCGGATCTGTTACCGAGCAATGGGCGTAAAACGTCCGACAATAGTTTCGGGTCGCGTATCGACATCATGCCAACGGACGATGAGGTGACGGGCGGGTTCGGAAGAAGTACAGCTGTTGTGCGCAATCCACTGGCCAAgggtcatcatcatcagaacCATCCGAACGTTGGACGgcactatcatcatcatcatcaccatctcAGCACTACCCCTACCGGGAACGGTATGGCGGTGCCGGTACATGGTGTGAAACCAAATGGCGTATCCTATCACCAGGATGGTGGACCACGGAATGGTGGACCGAACGAAAGCGATCGACAACAGGGTTACAATCGGGACATTTTCATCAGCAATGGGCACGCACCGACCGGGGGCGACCATATCTGCTGGCGGAAGTTTTCGATCAACTCGGAAGAATACTCGACGGAGCTGTAG
- the LOC125770935 gene encoding sodium-dependent nutrient amino acid transporter 1 isoform X2: MKWKNKEPKQSISSVTSMSFLSDENLTFHRFSDGTISFTSERKKSMQNVLDGGGGGAPMMMATGPNTKQTVPSSVAIGDSRTMNGGGHNHTIERTRKHSYTQATTDSSPIWTTNASFNNYTTNTITNSNRRHAGGRPRSIAPGVDGTDGEAGSGSTTTAGIPTLSDLRYLSSPSSNPNNSSVIQNGSTVKLISTKVSANTVAPSDDQSNKQSRSSIFRGVILCLCLNLTFANVVRFPRELQLHGSAFLVPYVILLLLVGLPVVLLEISLGQFLGQGSAHMWRAAPFLKGASLVGRIASWLAAIWTSMQSVIALLYIGMLAFKSVPLRECSKSVTINPQAIYNGYDVQQSSGQECLKLTFLRPVWRSSLYFGLLALSLILLWVISMVCTHSGKINRRSIYLFGFVALIVLIFETGWEVTKAINEQYFPDLWPFHPESFADSTVWFNALVQVIYSLNIGFGAVPVLTGKFLYKGDAIKTSFVYMFFNILITAIAVLFYVFQFNNSFTESHPFYPELSTLTVIYDRAISVQESDPTLQRLIPALSYTMIFISSLVSIVIYIYTSTRIIRKHPNYTVCLAGLVVAIAGLLCPNYIFPRILDTRIVGSLAVCAMIFEIILIIWVYGSKNLYTDLEFSLGRPVLKAWLFIWGFIPVLLMALLCWWSITYYDNDLLIDYFPKWLPVVFSLSVIVLLACVEISKQVDYNVFSMIHGATKPSKDWGPADPLVRHAWKQWKSVCEDTGERDFTLRRRGTKDYTNSIKKGQYTHSHKYGASSNRNLSTAGSNSPNYSGSVFGDSAIEEDMSVEKYPHYSKHSSQQQQHTTGVANHGGYGMDTPPPLPPLPLTETTDDGSPRISANSRKSSRATDHTKRTPSDRSQADLLPSNGRKTSDNSFGSRIDIMPTDDEVTGGFGRSTAVVRNPLAKGHHHQNHPNVGRHYHHHHHHLSTTPTGNGMAVPVHGVKPNGVSYHQDGGPRNGGPNESDRQQGYNRDIFISNGHAPTGGDHICWRKFSINSEEYSTEL, translated from the exons ATATCTAGCGTTACGTCCATGTCATTTTTGTCCGACGAAAATCTCACCTTTCACCGCTTCTCCGATGGGACCATCTCGTTCACATCGGAGCGTAAAAAATCGATGCAAAACGTGCTAGACGGTGGAGGCGGTGGTGCACCAATGATGATGGCAACCGGACCGAACACAAAACAGACCGTTCCGTCGTCGGTAGCGATCGGCGACAGTCGCACGATGAACGGTGGAGGACATAATCACACGATCGAACGTACGCGGAAACACTCCTACACGCAGGCAACGACAGATTCGTCCCCAATCTGGACGACAAATGCATCGTTCAACAACTACACaaccaacaccatcaccaacaGCAACCGACGGCATGCAGGTGGCCGGCCGCGTAGCATTGCACCCGGTGTTGATGGCACCGACGGTGAAGCCGGTAGCGGTTCGACAACGACCGCCGGCATACCGACGTTAAGCGATCTGCGCTACCTGTCCTCACCCTCGTCCAATCCGAACAACTCGAGCGTGATCCAGAACGGGTCTACCGTGAAGCTCATCTCTACCAAAGTCAGCGCCAACACCGTTGCACCGAGCGATGATCAGTCAAACAAGCAG TCAAGATCATCAATATTTCGCGGTGTGATACTGTGCCTCTGCCTGAACCTTACCTTCGCCAACGTGGTCCGGTTCCCACGGGAACTGCAGCTGCATGGATCCGCCTTCCTAGTACCTTACGTTATACTGCTCCTTCTAGTCGGTCTCCCGGTGGTACTGCTCGAAATATCACTCGGTCAGTTTCTTGGCCAAGGTTCGGCCCACATGTGGCGGGCGGCTCCCTTCCTGAAGG GTGCCAGCTTGGTGGGACGTATTGCTTCGTGGCTGGCAGCGATATGGACATCGATGCAATCCGTGATTGCACTGCTCTACATCGGTATGCTAGCATTCAAATCTGTGCCATTGCGGGAGTGCTCCAAATCGGTTACGATCAACCCGCAAGCCATTTAT AATGGTTACGACGTACAGCAAAGCAGTGGACAGGAATGTTTGAA ATTAACATTTCTCCGTCCAGTGTGGAGAAGCTCGCTGTACTTTGGCTTGCTGGCGTTGAGTCTTATACTGCTGTGGGTCATTTCGATGGTGTG TACGCACAGCGGGAAAATCAATCGACGATCGATCTATCTGTTCGGTTTTGTAGCGCTAATAGTGTTGATCTTCGAAACCGGCTGGGAAGTAACGAAAGCGATCAACGAGCAGTACTTCCCCGACCTATGGCCGTTCCATCCGGAATCGTTCGCGGACAGTACGGTGTGGTTCAATGCGCTCGTACAGGTGATCTACTCGCTAAACATTGGTTTCGGTGCGGTACCGGTACTGACGGGCAAATTCCTTTACAAAGGGGATGCGATCAA GACCTCATTCGTGTATATGTTCTTTAACATACTCATAACGGCGATCGCGGTGTTATTCTACGTGTTTCAGTTTAACAACAGCTTCACCGAGTCACATCCCTTCTATCCGGAGCTGAGCACCCTTACCGTCATTTACGATCGGGCCATATCCGTACAGGAGTCGGATCCGACCCTTCAACGGTTGATACCCGCGCTGTCGTACACGATGATCTTCATCTCGTCGCTCGTATCGATCGTCATTTATATATACACCTCGACCCGGATTATCCGGAAGCATCCGAACTATACCGTGTGTCTAGCGGGGCTAGTAGTCGCGATTGCCGGTTTGCTCTGCCCCAACTACATCTTTCCGCGCATCCTGGACACGCGTATCGTCGGTTCGCTAGCCGTGTGTGCGATGATCTTCGAGATCATTCTCATCATCTGGGTGTATGGTTCGAAGAATCTCTACACCGATCTAGAGTTCTCGCTCGGCCGGCCCGTACTGAAGGCGTGGCTTTTCATCTGGGGCTTCATTCCGGTGCTGCTGATGGCGCTGCTATGCTGGTGGTCGATCACGTACTACGACAATGATCTGCTGATCGATTACTTCCCCAAGTGGTTGCCGGTCGTGTTCAGCCTGTCGGTGATCGTGCTACTGGCTTGTGTGGAAATTAGCAAACAGGTCGATTACAACGTGTTCAGCATGATACACGGCGCTACGAAACCGTCGAAGGATTGGGGTCCAGCGGATCCGCTCGTACGGCACGCCTGGAAGCAGTGGAAATCGGTCTGCGAAGATACGGGCGAGCGGGACTTTACGTTGCGCCGGCGCGGCACTAAGGACTATACCAACTCCATCAAGAAGGGCCAGTATACGCATTCGCACAAGTATGGCGCATCGTCTAATCGTAACCTTTCGACGGCGGGCAGTAATTCCCCCAACTACAGTGGGTCCGTGTTTGGCGATTCCGCCATCGAGGAAGACATGAGTGTGGAGAAGTATCCGCACTACAGTAAACACTCctcgcagcagcaacagcacacgACGGGAGTGGCAAATCATGGGGGATATGGTATGGATACGCCACCACCCTTACCACCGCTTCCCCTTACCGAAACTACCGACGATGGTTCTCCGCGCATATCGGCTAACTCGCGGAAATCTTCCCGTGCGACAGATCACACCAAACGTACGCCAAGTGACCGTAGCCAGGCGGATCTGTTACCGAGCAATGGGCGTAAAACGTCCGACAATAGTTTCGGGTCGCGTATCGACATCATGCCAACGGACGATGAGGTGACGGGCGGGTTCGGAAGAAGTACAGCTGTTGTGCGCAATCCACTGGCCAAgggtcatcatcatcagaacCATCCGAACGTTGGACGgcactatcatcatcatcatcaccatctcAGCACTACCCCTACCGGGAACGGTATGGCGGTGCCGGTACATGGTGTGAAACCAAATGGCGTATCCTATCACCAGGATGGTGGACCACGGAATGGTGGACCGAACGAAAGCGATCGACAACAGGGTTACAATCGGGACATTTTCATCAGCAATGGGCACGCACCGACCGGGGGCGACCATATCTGCTGGCGGAAGTTTTCGATCAACTCGGAAGAATACTCGACGGAGCTGTAG
- the LOC125770935 gene encoding sodium- and chloride-dependent neutral and basic amino acid transporter B(0+) isoform X3, with the protein MRKMDVNNAKYLLDYLYYTRDDEQFRFYKKSRSSIFRGVILCLCLNLTFANVVRFPRELQLHGSAFLVPYVILLLLVGLPVVLLEISLGQFLGQGSAHMWRAAPFLKGASLVGRIASWLAAIWTSMQSVIALLYIGMLAFKSVPLRECSKSVTINPQAIYNGYDVQQSSGQECLKLTFLRPVWRSSLYFGLLALSLILLWVISMVCTHSGKINRRSIYLFGFVALIVLIFETGWEVTKAINEQYFPDLWPFHPESFADSTVWFNALVQVIYSLNIGFGAVPVLTGKFLYKGDAIKTSFVYMFFNILITAIAVLFYVFQFNNSFTESHPFYPELSTLTVIYDRAISVQESDPTLQRLIPALSYTMIFISSLVSIVIYIYTSTRIIRKHPNYTVCLAGLVVAIAGLLCPNYIFPRILDTRIVGSLAVCAMIFEIILIIWVYGSKNLYTDLEFSLGRPVLKAWLFIWGFIPVLLMALLCWWSITYYDNDLLIDYFPKWLPVVFSLSVIVLLACVEISKQVDYNVFSMIHGATKPSKDWGPADPLVRHAWKQWKSVCEDTGERDFTLRRRGTKDYTNSIKKGQYTHSHKYGASSNRNLSTAGSNSPNYSGSVFGDSAIEEDMSVEKYPHYSKHSSQQQQHTTGVANHGGYGMDTPPPLPPLPLTETTDDGSPRISANSRKSSRATDHTKRTPSDRSQADLLPSNGRKTSDNSFGSRIDIMPTDDEVTGGFGRSTAVVRNPLAKGHHHQNHPNVGRHYHHHHHHLSTTPTGNGMAVPVHGVKPNGVSYHQDGGPRNGGPNESDRQQGYNRDIFISNGHAPTGGDHICWRKFSINSEEYSTEL; encoded by the exons ATGAGGAAAATGGACGTTAACAATGCTAAATATTTGCTCGATTATCTCTACTACACGAGAGATGATGAACAGTTTCGTTTCTACAAGAAG TCAAGATCATCAATATTTCGCGGTGTGATACTGTGCCTCTGCCTGAACCTTACCTTCGCCAACGTGGTCCGGTTCCCACGGGAACTGCAGCTGCATGGATCCGCCTTCCTAGTACCTTACGTTATACTGCTCCTTCTAGTCGGTCTCCCGGTGGTACTGCTCGAAATATCACTCGGTCAGTTTCTTGGCCAAGGTTCGGCCCACATGTGGCGGGCGGCTCCCTTCCTGAAGG GTGCCAGCTTGGTGGGACGTATTGCTTCGTGGCTGGCAGCGATATGGACATCGATGCAATCCGTGATTGCACTGCTCTACATCGGTATGCTAGCATTCAAATCTGTGCCATTGCGGGAGTGCTCCAAATCGGTTACGATCAACCCGCAAGCCATTTAT AATGGTTACGACGTACAGCAAAGCAGTGGACAGGAATGTTTGAA ATTAACATTTCTCCGTCCAGTGTGGAGAAGCTCGCTGTACTTTGGCTTGCTGGCGTTGAGTCTTATACTGCTGTGGGTCATTTCGATGGTGTG TACGCACAGCGGGAAAATCAATCGACGATCGATCTATCTGTTCGGTTTTGTAGCGCTAATAGTGTTGATCTTCGAAACCGGCTGGGAAGTAACGAAAGCGATCAACGAGCAGTACTTCCCCGACCTATGGCCGTTCCATCCGGAATCGTTCGCGGACAGTACGGTGTGGTTCAATGCGCTCGTACAGGTGATCTACTCGCTAAACATTGGTTTCGGTGCGGTACCGGTACTGACGGGCAAATTCCTTTACAAAGGGGATGCGATCAA GACCTCATTCGTGTATATGTTCTTTAACATACTCATAACGGCGATCGCGGTGTTATTCTACGTGTTTCAGTTTAACAACAGCTTCACCGAGTCACATCCCTTCTATCCGGAGCTGAGCACCCTTACCGTCATTTACGATCGGGCCATATCCGTACAGGAGTCGGATCCGACCCTTCAACGGTTGATACCCGCGCTGTCGTACACGATGATCTTCATCTCGTCGCTCGTATCGATCGTCATTTATATATACACCTCGACCCGGATTATCCGGAAGCATCCGAACTATACCGTGTGTCTAGCGGGGCTAGTAGTCGCGATTGCCGGTTTGCTCTGCCCCAACTACATCTTTCCGCGCATCCTGGACACGCGTATCGTCGGTTCGCTAGCCGTGTGTGCGATGATCTTCGAGATCATTCTCATCATCTGGGTGTATGGTTCGAAGAATCTCTACACCGATCTAGAGTTCTCGCTCGGCCGGCCCGTACTGAAGGCGTGGCTTTTCATCTGGGGCTTCATTCCGGTGCTGCTGATGGCGCTGCTATGCTGGTGGTCGATCACGTACTACGACAATGATCTGCTGATCGATTACTTCCCCAAGTGGTTGCCGGTCGTGTTCAGCCTGTCGGTGATCGTGCTACTGGCTTGTGTGGAAATTAGCAAACAGGTCGATTACAACGTGTTCAGCATGATACACGGCGCTACGAAACCGTCGAAGGATTGGGGTCCAGCGGATCCGCTCGTACGGCACGCCTGGAAGCAGTGGAAATCGGTCTGCGAAGATACGGGCGAGCGGGACTTTACGTTGCGCCGGCGCGGCACTAAGGACTATACCAACTCCATCAAGAAGGGCCAGTATACGCATTCGCACAAGTATGGCGCATCGTCTAATCGTAACCTTTCGACGGCGGGCAGTAATTCCCCCAACTACAGTGGGTCCGTGTTTGGCGATTCCGCCATCGAGGAAGACATGAGTGTGGAGAAGTATCCGCACTACAGTAAACACTCctcgcagcagcaacagcacacgACGGGAGTGGCAAATCATGGGGGATATGGTATGGATACGCCACCACCCTTACCACCGCTTCCCCTTACCGAAACTACCGACGATGGTTCTCCGCGCATATCGGCTAACTCGCGGAAATCTTCCCGTGCGACAGATCACACCAAACGTACGCCAAGTGACCGTAGCCAGGCGGATCTGTTACCGAGCAATGGGCGTAAAACGTCCGACAATAGTTTCGGGTCGCGTATCGACATCATGCCAACGGACGATGAGGTGACGGGCGGGTTCGGAAGAAGTACAGCTGTTGTGCGCAATCCACTGGCCAAgggtcatcatcatcagaacCATCCGAACGTTGGACGgcactatcatcatcatcatcaccatctcAGCACTACCCCTACCGGGAACGGTATGGCGGTGCCGGTACATGGTGTGAAACCAAATGGCGTATCCTATCACCAGGATGGTGGACCACGGAATGGTGGACCGAACGAAAGCGATCGACAACAGGGTTACAATCGGGACATTTTCATCAGCAATGGGCACGCACCGACCGGGGGCGACCATATCTGCTGGCGGAAGTTTTCGATCAACTCGGAAGAATACTCGACGGAGCTGTAG
- the LOC125770971 gene encoding ankyrin repeat and MYND domain-containing protein 2, translating to MSSEQSNIAQNAAKTTGDGNNANTTPPKVVLTEDQQAIFDRIAKNENSELRLLLSQYKSSVDFVDENGMTPLQHAAYKGNKEAVQLLLDQGADVNSSKHEYNYTALHFGALSGNAEVCLKLLLAGAEPKAINSVGRTPAQMGAFVANHEAVGTINNFVPLKDVECYTVDRDQKEPLLPVVLLEPFHSFIMQVNIHPVRILLNLQKYGLFASDMKSLRAVLVDMMEREMKRRGEVNEVMAFKYHYLGYVMGEIVKHRDYINSRRDAQQDPKTDFVELFAKRVLKPNKDGTLEYVEALVRECVREFPFRDCTIFRQMVTQLTSKENLAPALDIIRAAINGQRGFQDTITFCSSCGEEKPDKKCSKCKEVQYCDRQCQRLHWFTHKKVCSRPSVAAGEGQHSAPKDIDSTEISEQLQKLVAG from the coding sequence ATGTCGTCCGAACAATCAAACATCGCACAGAACGCTGCGAAGACAACCGGCGACGGTAATAATGCGAACACTACCCCACCGAAGGTGGTGCTGACTGAAGACCAGCAGGCAATATTTGATCGCATTGCGAAGAATGAAAATAGTGAGTTGCGATTGTTGCTGTCCCAGTACAAATCTAGCGTAGATTTTGTGGACGAGAATGGTATGACACCGTTGCAGCATGCCGCGTACAAGGGCAACAAGGAAGCGGTTCAGCTGCTGCTCGACCAGGGAGCGGATGTAAACTCGAGCAAGCATGAGTATAACTACACCGCGCTACATTTCGGTGCCCTGTCCGGGAATGCGGAAGTTTGCCTGAAGTTGCTGCTGGCCGGTGCCGAACCGAAAGCGATCAATTCCGTCGGTCGTACGCCGGCACAGATGGGTGCGTTCGTTGCGAACCATGAAGCGGTCGGAACGATAAACAATTTCGTACCACTGAAAGACGTCGAGTGCTATACGGTTGACCGGGACCAGAAAGAACCCTTACTGCCGGTGGTACTGTTGGAACCGTTCCATAGTTTCATAATGCAGGTTAACATTCACCCGGTACGGATACTGTTGAACCTGCAGAAGTACGGTCTGTTCGCTTCGGACATGAAAAGCTTGAGAGCGGTGCTGGTAGACATGATGGAGCGTGAGATGAAGCGTCGCGGCGAGGTGAACGAGGTCATGGCCTTTAAGTATCATTATCTCGGGTACGTGATGGGAGAAATTGTGAAGCATCGTGACTACATAAACTCGCGGCGCGATGCGCAACAAGATCCAAAGACCGATTTCGTGGAGCTGTTTGCAAAGCGCGTTCTCAAACCGAACAAGGACGGTACGCTAGAGTACGTAGAAGCGCTCGTGCGCGAATGTGTGCGAGAATTTCCGTTCCGTGATTGTACCATCTTCCGGCAGATGGTGACACAACTTACCAGCAAGGAAAATTTAGCACCGGCTCTTGATATTATCCGGGCGGCAATAAACGGGCAGCGCGGTTTCCAGGACACGATCACCTTCTGTAGCTCCTGCGGCGAGGAAAAACCGGACAAAAAGTGTTCCAAGTGCAAGGAGGTACAGTATTGTGACCGGCAGTGTCAACGATTACATTGGTTTACCCACAAGAAGGTATGCAGTCGACCGTCCGTAGCAGCTGGTGAGGGACAACATTCCGCACCGAAGGATATCGATTCGACGGAAATCAGTGAGCAGCTGCAGAAGCTTGTCGCCGGTTGA